A genomic region of Serratia fonticola contains the following coding sequences:
- the murA gene encoding UDP-N-acetylglucosamine 1-carboxyvinyltransferase has translation MDKFRVQGRTRLSGEVTISGAKNAALPILFAALLAEEPVELQNVPKLKDIDTTIKLLNQLGTKIERNGSVFVDASGVNEFCAPYDLVKTMRASIWALGPLVARFGRGQVSLPGGCAIGARPVDLHITGLEQLGAEIKLEEGYVKASVEGRLKGAHIVMDKVSVGATVTIMSAATLATGTTIIENAAREPEIVDTANFLNTLGAKISGAGTDKITIEGVERLGGGVYRVLPDRIETGTFLVAAAVSGGKVLCRNTRPDTLDAVLAKLREAGADIEVGEDWISLDMHGKRPKAVTVRTAPHPGFPTDMQAQFSLLNLVAEGTGVITETIFENRFMHVPELIRMGAHAEIESNTVICHGVEQLSGAQVMATDLRASASLVLAGCIAEGVTVVDRIYHIDRGYERIEDKLRALGANIERVKGE, from the coding sequence ATGGATAAATTTCGTGTGCAGGGTCGGACCCGTCTTAGCGGTGAAGTGACCATCTCCGGGGCGAAAAATGCCGCCCTGCCGATCCTGTTTGCCGCCCTGCTGGCGGAAGAGCCTGTCGAGCTACAGAATGTTCCGAAACTGAAGGACATTGATACCACCATCAAGTTACTCAACCAGTTAGGCACCAAGATCGAGCGTAATGGTTCGGTATTTGTCGATGCCAGCGGTGTGAATGAGTTTTGCGCCCCTTATGATCTGGTGAAAACCATGCGTGCCTCCATCTGGGCATTGGGGCCACTGGTGGCACGTTTCGGCCGTGGCCAGGTGTCACTGCCAGGCGGCTGTGCCATTGGTGCTCGCCCGGTTGACCTGCACATTACCGGCCTGGAACAGCTGGGTGCGGAAATCAAATTGGAAGAAGGTTACGTTAAGGCTTCTGTGGAAGGGCGCTTGAAGGGCGCACATATCGTGATGGATAAGGTCAGCGTAGGCGCGACCGTCACTATCATGAGCGCTGCAACGCTGGCTACCGGTACTACCATTATTGAGAACGCGGCCCGTGAACCGGAAATTGTGGATACGGCCAATTTCCTCAACACGCTGGGGGCCAAAATCAGTGGCGCAGGCACGGACAAAATCACCATCGAAGGCGTTGAGCGCCTGGGTGGCGGGGTTTACCGCGTACTGCCAGACCGCATTGAAACCGGGACGTTCCTGGTGGCTGCTGCCGTTTCTGGTGGGAAAGTGCTGTGCCGTAACACTCGTCCAGACACGCTGGATGCGGTGTTGGCCAAACTGCGTGAAGCCGGAGCCGATATCGAAGTAGGCGAAGACTGGATCAGTCTGGATATGCATGGTAAGCGGCCAAAAGCGGTGACCGTGCGCACCGCTCCACATCCCGGTTTCCCAACCGATATGCAGGCACAGTTCAGCCTGTTGAATCTGGTGGCAGAAGGAACCGGTGTGATCACCGAAACCATTTTCGAGAACCGCTTTATGCACGTGCCTGAGTTGATCCGTATGGGCGCTCACGCGGAAATCGAGAGTAACACCGTGATCTGCCATGGCGTTGAGCAGCTTTCTGGTGCGCAGGTGATGGCAACGGATCTACGTGCTTCTGCGAGCCTGGTATTGGCTGGTTGTATTGCGGAAGGCGTGACCGTTGTCGATCGTATCTATCATATCGATCGTGGCTACGAGCGTATTGAAGACAAACTGCGTGCGTTAGGTGCAAATATCGAAAGGGTGAAAGGCGAGTAA